The Nakamurella alba genome has a window encoding:
- a CDS encoding TetR/AcrR family transcriptional regulator: protein MSGDDRRTAIAVAAVELVSEEGVRALTHRSIDRRMGLPEGSTSYYMRTRRALLKGMVEELSRQGGRDFQVMAEMTERREGLGPDTVGLFAASVVVATLTQRRAQAAARIALATELTADPELHAQITSRAPSREPLLNVVGGMLSRLGVRDARRRAADLVAMMDGMIFDRIAGARMNEPFRAGEVHLQLTDTFGSWVRGLLASDAAHRQSTGHAPITTGPTPVARTPHIPAARAVR from the coding sequence GTGTCAGGAGACGACCGCAGAACGGCCATCGCGGTGGCGGCGGTGGAACTGGTGTCCGAGGAGGGCGTCCGCGCCCTGACCCATCGCAGCATCGACCGGCGGATGGGGCTGCCGGAGGGCTCGACCTCGTACTACATGCGCACCCGGCGTGCCCTGCTCAAGGGCATGGTCGAGGAGCTGTCCCGGCAGGGCGGCCGCGACTTCCAGGTGATGGCCGAGATGACCGAGCGCCGTGAAGGTCTCGGCCCGGACACCGTCGGGCTGTTCGCCGCCTCGGTGGTGGTGGCGACGCTGACGCAGCGGCGTGCCCAGGCCGCCGCCCGGATCGCGCTGGCCACCGAGCTGACCGCCGATCCCGAGCTGCACGCGCAGATCACCTCGCGCGCCCCGTCCCGGGAGCCGCTGCTGAACGTCGTCGGCGGCATGTTGTCCCGCCTCGGGGTGCGCGACGCCCGGCGCCGCGCGGCCGATCTGGTGGCGATGATGGACGGGATGATCTTCGACCGGATCGCCGGCGCCCGGATGAACGAGCCGTTCCGCGCCGGTGAGGTGCACCTGCAGCTCACCGACACCTTCGGTTCCTGGGTGCGCGGGCTGCTGGCCTCCGACGCCGCACACCGGCAGTCGACCGGCCATGCCCCGATCACCACCGGACCGACCCCGGTGGCCCGGACCCCGCACATCCCGGCCGCCCGCGCGGTGCGGTAG
- a CDS encoding GH1 family beta-glucosidase, with protein sequence MEGAVAEGGRGPSIWDTFSHTPGKVLGGDTGDVADDHYHRWAEDIGHIKDLGLKAYRFSIAWPRVQPGGRGEFNAEGIAFYSTLVDALLAAGIEPVVTLYHWDLPQELEDEGGWTNRQTAYLFAEYARRMAQELGDRISVWTTLNEPWCAAYLGYASGVHAPGRTDGAAALAAAHHLNLAHGLAGAAVREVLGADTKVSVTLNLHVTHPVDPDSAADRAAVAKIDDVGNEVFLGPMLEGAYPQSLLDNTSHVTDWSFVHDGDLALIRIPLSILGVNYYSSSRARFYDGTGERQQADGHGDGAGSPWVGCEDVEFLPQPGPYTAMGWNIDPDAFRDLLVRIGRRFPDTPLMVTENGAAFDDEVAPDGAVHDENRIDYLRRHFTAALDALEQGIDLRGYFVWSLLDNFEWSFGYERRFGIIRVDYDTQLRTPKDSALWYREVVRTGTIG encoded by the coding sequence ATCGAGGGCGCCGTCGCCGAGGGCGGCCGCGGACCGTCCATCTGGGACACGTTCTCGCACACGCCGGGCAAGGTGCTCGGCGGCGACACCGGTGACGTCGCCGACGACCACTACCACCGGTGGGCCGAGGACATCGGCCACATCAAGGATCTCGGGCTGAAGGCCTACCGCTTCTCCATCGCCTGGCCGCGGGTGCAGCCGGGCGGCCGCGGGGAGTTCAACGCCGAGGGCATCGCCTTCTACTCCACGCTGGTCGACGCCCTGCTGGCGGCCGGCATCGAACCGGTCGTCACGCTCTACCACTGGGACCTGCCGCAGGAGCTGGAGGACGAGGGCGGCTGGACCAACCGGCAGACCGCCTATCTGTTCGCTGAGTACGCGCGCCGGATGGCGCAGGAGCTGGGTGATCGCATCTCGGTGTGGACCACGCTCAACGAACCCTGGTGCGCCGCCTATCTCGGGTACGCCTCCGGGGTGCACGCGCCCGGCCGCACCGACGGCGCCGCCGCCCTGGCCGCCGCGCACCACCTGAACCTCGCGCATGGGCTGGCCGGTGCCGCCGTCCGTGAGGTGCTGGGTGCGGACACCAAGGTGTCGGTGACGCTGAACCTGCACGTGACGCACCCGGTGGACCCGGACTCGGCGGCGGACCGGGCGGCGGTCGCGAAGATCGACGACGTCGGCAACGAGGTGTTCCTCGGCCCGATGCTCGAGGGTGCCTACCCGCAGTCGTTGCTGGACAACACCTCTCATGTCACGGACTGGTCGTTCGTGCATGACGGCGACCTGGCGCTGATCCGCATCCCGCTGTCGATCCTCGGGGTGAACTACTACTCCTCCAGCCGGGCCCGGTTCTACGACGGCACCGGCGAGCGCCAGCAGGCGGACGGGCACGGCGACGGCGCGGGCAGCCCGTGGGTCGGCTGCGAGGACGTCGAGTTCCTGCCGCAGCCCGGCCCGTACACCGCGATGGGCTGGAACATCGACCCGGACGCCTTCCGCGACCTGCTGGTCCGGATCGGCCGCCGCTTCCCGGACACCCCGCTGATGGTCACCGAGAACGGCGCCGCCTTCGACGACGAGGTGGCGCCGGACGGCGCCGTGCACGACGAGAACCGGATCGACTACCTGCGCCGGCACTTCACCGCGGCGCTCGACGCGCTGGAGCAGGGCATCGACCTGCGCGGCTACTTCGTCTGGTCGCTGCTGGACAACTTCGAGTGGTCGTTCGGCTACGAAAGGCGTTTCGGCATCATCCGGGTCGACTACGACACGCAGCTGCGGACGCCGAAGGACTCGGCGCTCTGGTACCGCGAGGTGGTGCGCACCGGCACCATCGGCTGA
- a CDS encoding DMT family transporter, producing the protein MEATFRWILVTAVAPIAWGSNYYVTHHFLPAGHPLWGAALRALPAGLLLWAIRPRRPHGSWWWKSLVLGVLNVGAFFTLIYLASQLLPTSIASSVMATSPVAMMLLAWGLAGERPRLRQVCGALVGIVGVALLLLSGATGVGITGVLASVAAMLMSSVGYILAKRWRDDTDVLVSTSWQLLAGGLVLVPVAVLVEGGPPSTDAAGILAFGYVAVVAGALAFLCWFTGLRRLPAATVGLVGLLNPVTGVLLGVLLAGETLGVRQLLGLGLVLGGILVGSVTLARRPAPGVPAPAGDEDEGPDDEHSDPPLPRGLHLGVGHRVVPDRGRRRRGRPRTVHLGHVLAHAGQGARRRHR; encoded by the coding sequence ATGGAAGCTACATTCCGCTGGATCCTGGTGACGGCGGTCGCGCCGATCGCCTGGGGGTCCAACTACTACGTCACCCACCATTTCCTGCCGGCCGGACATCCGTTGTGGGGGGCCGCACTCCGCGCCCTGCCGGCCGGTCTGCTGCTCTGGGCGATCCGCCCGCGGCGACCGCACGGCAGCTGGTGGTGGAAGTCGCTGGTGCTCGGAGTGCTCAACGTCGGCGCCTTCTTCACGCTCATCTACCTCGCCTCACAGCTGCTGCCGACCAGCATCGCGTCGTCGGTGATGGCCACCTCGCCGGTCGCCATGATGCTGCTGGCCTGGGGTCTCGCCGGCGAGCGGCCGCGGCTGCGGCAGGTGTGCGGTGCGCTGGTCGGCATCGTCGGGGTGGCGCTGCTGCTGCTCTCCGGTGCCACCGGTGTCGGCATCACCGGGGTGCTGGCGTCCGTGGCCGCGATGCTGATGTCGTCCGTCGGTTACATCCTGGCCAAGCGCTGGCGGGACGACACCGACGTGCTGGTCAGCACCTCCTGGCAGTTGCTGGCCGGCGGTCTGGTGCTGGTCCCGGTCGCCGTCCTCGTCGAGGGCGGCCCGCCGTCCACCGACGCCGCGGGCATCTTGGCGTTCGGCTACGTCGCGGTCGTTGCCGGCGCACTGGCGTTCCTCTGCTGGTTCACCGGACTGCGCCGGCTGCCGGCGGCGACGGTCGGACTCGTCGGCCTGCTCAACCCGGTGACCGGGGTGCTGCTGGGGGTGCTGCTGGCCGGCGAGACCCTCGGGGTCCGGCAGCTCCTCGGGCTGGGACTCGTCCTGGGAGGGATCCTGGTCGGCAGCGTTACGCTGGCCCGGCGTCCGGCGCCGGGCGTACCGGCGCCCGCCGGGGACGAGGACGAAGGACCCGACGATGAGCACTCCGACCCGCCGCTTCCCCGAGGACTTCACCTGGGGGTCGGCCACCGCGTCGTACCAGATCGAGGGCGCCGTCGCCGAGGGCGGCCGCGGACCGTCCATCTGGGACACGTTCTCGCACACGCCGGGCAAGGTGCTCGGCGGCGACACCGGTGA